Genomic segment of Gopherus flavomarginatus isolate rGopFla2 chromosome 2, rGopFla2.mat.asm, whole genome shotgun sequence:
tgcagcaactgctgccgcagggtcctagtgcccccacatcgactgccagggcagactgactccGAGTCTGCCCTTCCACCTcggacccttcccttttctggcgggaccctccaccagcacagccctcccccctggcccacagtcactgctccagccccatgctgggcaaggaggcagcccatCCCTCACCCTCAGTGAGGCTAAAGTCCGGGgcaactgcagggaaggaggtgCAGCTAGCACCCCCTGGCACCCACCACGAGGTAGGTGAGGGAGATCTGTGAACCTGAGAGGAGCCcaaggagcacatgcagtgacagtggtggggatGAGTGTGCTGCTGGACGGGGCAAGAAAGGagggctcctcccccagagctcgctgctactgacagggaaagggctggggggagtcctcctctctggcccctgtcccgaaggagcctgcctgcaccccaaactgatccccagccctgccccacccccgagccCATACCCCCAATCAGACCTTTCACCCCACCCTCAATCCTCTACCCTAGCACTGAGCCCTTCCcaccaccccaaacaccttatccccagtcccagccagagccctcatccccctgcactccaacccactGCCTTAGCCCTAAGAACCTCCAGCACCACAAACCCCTTAcctccagccccagacagagcccgcATTCCACTGCACCTcaaccatctgccccagccctgagcccctcccacaccccaaatccctcatcctcagactcctactcttgccctgagcccctcccacaccccaaacccctcatcctcagccccagccagagccctcatccccctgcaccctaatcctcggCCCCAGACcttagccccctcctgcatcatgaactcctcatccccagccccaccccacagctctcaccccacatcccaaccctctgccatagcccggagccccctcccacatcccaaacctctcatctccagccccaccactgcaccctctccctccctcaaagtccctcccaaagcctgcactccctccttccacacccccttccatccccaaactccctcccagtgcctgcacccctcctgcaccccagatctcctcccccacccaaactccctcccagaaccttgggcaggtggagggtggAGTTTAGGGGGGGCCAAGTTGGGACAGGGTTCTGGGCACagccaaaatttctacaaacctgccgcccatgCAAGAGGGAAAGTGGCCATGGGAATGGAGAAGGAATCTTGTCACTGTTCCTATAAGGGCCCAGGAGCCTTGCAGAGATGGTGGGGCAAGTCTCCCTTCTCACCCAACTAATAAAGAATGAGCTGGGAGAAGTGCCTGCATAAACACTGCCTCCTCCCTCAGACACTGCAGATACCACAGGGAGTAAAGAGGCTCCTGCACAGCCCTGAGTTGGCAGAGGAAGGTTGCCTGGTGAACCCTCCCAGACTAAGCAGAGAAGGACTGAGTGGGGAAAAGCTGCCTGAGATTCTACAGTAGGCCTAAAGTCTAATTCCAGCTCCAAGGAGAGCAAGGAGGCTCCTGTATTAAGAAAAGAGACATGAGTGATTGTCTGAAGTGGAACCAAGGTCTGGGAAAAGGGCTGGGGCCTTCTGAACAGTGGAGGAAACTGACCAGGACTTTTACATGGATCCAGGGAGGGCATGAACTGGAGAGACTAAACAGGTGAGTTACTGCTTTAGAACAAGTTAATAAACCCAACCCGGTAAAGGGGAATATGCTGCCACTGTGAATAAAGTAGACCGCACAAAGAAGGGTTGAATAAACCTGGTCTGGGTAATTGTTTTTGAACCGAAATTTAAAAAAGACTCAAGGACACTAGTGTAATACACCCACAGGGCCACAAGAGGGCACAATAGAGAGGCATGACAACAGTTCCTGGATATTTGAGTAGTTTCCTGTTCTGACCCTATTAATTCATGTTTTCATACTGACAACCCATACTGGCTGGATACCATTTCCTCACAAGTTCCTTAAGAAATTCACCACTGGGCTGATACCAAACATGAAGAGATTCTACCCAAAAGAAATTTTCTTACAACATTTATGATCATCTGAGAGCAGGAAATAAAAAATGAGGACTGTTCAGCAAATTTGCCACGTATAGTAGCCTAAAGCATCCTGTGAAGTGGCTACAGAGGTTAAAGGAACATGCCTAAAGTCACGTAGCGAGTCAGGAATCCTGCCTATCAGTATGTTTTGACCACCACAACACTGCCTACCCCCAATGGTCTCATTAGTTTGATAGCCATGGACTCAAAAATAAAGCTTTACCTCCATTCCTCCATGTGCACTTCATCAATGCCCTCCACAGCACACAGAGTCTGCGAAATTTCATCAAGCACAGTTTGACATTGACTCAACTGGAACTCAATATCTCCCTCTGATAAAGCCCAGGCTTTCTGAAGTTCACTCTCCATTATGTTTGTATTACTGGAACTTGCTTTGGGAGCAGAAGTTTCAGCATTAGAGAGATTGCCTAGATTTTTGGTTTCAGACAAGAGGCCAATAACACTTGAACTCTCTGTAGACATGGATGGGAATTCTTCCATATCTTCACCTAAATCCTCAGAATGACAGGAAGCTTCATCTGAAGAGCAAACATGTTTCAAAGCTTGCTGGCTAAACTTACATGGAGAGAGGACCATGTCTCGAATCTGAAGATGTGCTACAGACATTGGTTGAAACGAATGGTCTGGCAGAGAGCTTACTGAAGTCTCTGAGGCACCACATTTGTGCAAAGTTGAGATTACTGGAACGAGAGTTGTAGGATACTCCCTGAAGTCCGGGCTGCAATGATCAGAAGTGTCAGAAAGTGTTTGTACTTGCAGAGAACACTGCAGATTTTCTTCTTTGAAAGCAGGAAAGGGAGCAGGTTCACAAGCTAAATTGTTCAATGCTGACCTAGACAAATCCATAACCTCTAGTTTTGGCACATTGCTCAGACTACTAAAATCATTAGTGGTTTGTAAGTCACTAGGTTCTTTCAATCCCACTGCAATACAAGGCTCCGAAGCAATTCTTCCATCAATGTAATCATATAGGTTAGTTTGTCCTTTCTGGTTTTGCTGGTCTCCATGCTGGTTATCTTCAGCAAAGTCCTCCTCTTTGTCAGTTCTCTCATGGCGGCTATTAATCACCTCAGCAGAATCACTTGCCTCAGGAGGAGGAAGCTTAAAGGAAGAGAGTTCCAACTGACTGTTGAAATAAGAGCTCTGAATACATCTCCTTACATTACTATCTACGGCCTTCTGAGAAGCACTGCCCACTTTGACTGCAGAAGGAGGGATGGATGCATACGAATTTTTCAGCGTCTGCAGTGATAAAGAGTGCTTGGCTTCAGACTTGGATGGCGTTTGGGTAACACGTTCAGTAAGGCTTGTCTGAGAAGTGCTGCATGATCCTAAAGCATCAGGAGTGCCAATTTCCTTTTGATTTGGTGCTGGTTCCTCATCGGCAGACTCTGAAGAAATTGCAACGACAGGGTGACACATTTTGGATAGAGGGGAAATGCTGCTTCTGTTACCAGTGTCGTCATGCTCCTCATGAGAAAGCTTTCTTTTCAACTGCATCTGGGAATTAACGCCTAGTCTTACATGGGATGTAATTTGTTCTTGTATAGGTGAGTTAATGTTCCAATCCACTGTGGCTGCAGGTCTTAAATCTGAGGGTGAAgagaaaaaaaccccaccaaacaAACATTTAACTTGGTATTCACAGAAATCTAGACTTTTCCAATCCCCACTTTGGGTCCTTATATTCCTATCAAATTCAAGCTTCTGCTACTTGCTTCTCAGTTACAATCTTGTCTCCTTTTGCTTTCCCTCCCGTGTTCCCTGAATTCCACCAATTATGCCAGCTTAGATACCCCCTTCATCTCACTCAAACCCTGCTCCTTTCAAGCCATACATGGAATGCCCTCCTTAATGTTTACCAGGTcacctccctcccttctctctctctggcaaaCTCCACCCCCTCAAAAGGCCAcggcaggtttaaaaccaatAATGGGTCACTGCTTTACTGTGTAACCACATGATCTTTTTGCTTcacctctccctttcctctcctAAATTCTGCTATTTCATTTATCTATAACCCACACTTGTCATCATATCCaagtttagactgcaagctctggggcaaggactgtaAACTTGCTTTTGTGGAGTACCTGGAAAGTTTTTGATtgatcaaaggaaaaaaaaaaaagatacaactTGAAACATTTGGGTGCCCTCTACCCTCGCCCCTTGATTCAATGTTAGTTATGCACCAATAGAGAACAGCTACATTTTAGAGCGAGCAGCTTCGTTTAGACTCTACTAACAGAGGCTTCCTTAGCTCAGAATATCATTTTTACCCTCAGATTTAAGGATGAAAATGGATCAATCAACCTAATTTGTTGTCGTCTCTTTACAGACTCAGGCAGGGCACTGGTTTGTATTTTTGAGGCTATCTTCACAACCATATGGGTTATaaactgttctttttttaatgaaagttgagGTTGTTAAGGGATGAATTTTGTGACAGAGAAACATGGGGGCCTCGTGTTTATGTGTCTGCATAAATATGAGGCCTGCTGAGGTACATCTGTATCAGGGCAGGTCTAAACTAATCACAGTTCAGGTAGACACAAGTTATCTTTAGTTTAACTCCCTCAGGTACCAGACCAGTGAAGCTGAAGCAGCATGCACGTCCGTGTGGACTGTACAAGATGGCCCAAAAACccttagacatacccttagagagaaGCCAGTGTTCCAGAACACTAATAGGCTACAGAACTACAATATTTTATACTTATCAGCAAATTCAATCTACATTAGCCATACCACTCAGGCTGCTTTGTTCACAGCCATGAGGAATGCAAGAAAAAACATGCTGGAAGATGAAAAGAAGAGTATGTGTCTATACAAAAATATAAACATATTAAATTTATAACTGAAATGCAGGAGCCAGAGCAACAGATGTAAGCTACTTCCAAGTttgtagtgtgacaaagttcctcctctaccttggtgggtcctgcgcttactggcagatttgctcacctcagtgatcttccccacagtctgggtcaacttctcctgtgtctgatcaggagttgggaggtttggggggaacccaggcccgccctctactccgggttccagaccagggccctgtggattgcagctgtctatagtgcctcctgtaacagctgcacgacagctacaactccctgggctacttccccatggcctccttcaaacaccttctttatcctcaccaccggaccttcctcctggtgtccgataacgcttgtactccttagtcctccagcagcacaccctctcactctaagctccttgcgcctcttgctcccagctcctcacatgcacttcctctcctctggctcccctacacctgactggagtgagctcctttttaaacccaagtgctctgattagcctgccttgattggatGTAGGtaatctaatcagcctgtctgccttaactggttctagcaggttcctgattactctagtgcagcccctgatCACTCAGGGaaaagaaaactactcatccagtaaccagtatatttgccctctaccagatcctgtaccccactggtttggatctgtcacagtAGGATAAGGCAAATTTGGTTCCAAAAGGCTGCGTGTGAGATATTCCTCATACAAAAAGGGAAGTTTATCAATATTAAAGCAGACAACTATACTTTCTCCATACAATAGGGACTATGTGCCATAATAAATATGAAGTGCTGTGAAAGccaaatttatttatttctggGAGTTTTTATAGCCACATCCCCAGCTCACAACATATGCCTTCTCAAATGCATTTTTCTGCCTTAAGACATgtattttttaatcctttaaaaaaaaattattacctTTGAAAGGAGAGCATGCAGATTTTGTTTGAAGACAGGAGATTTCACTATTTTGTATGTTGTTGTGAGCATCAAATTCAGGGACTTCATGTTGGTCTGCATCACTTTCTACCTTCAAGGTGATCTTCTGTGAACTAGGAACGGCCCCAGTTATTGAATTCACACAGAATGCGGGCACTGATAAGTCTTCTATATTGGGCGTTTTGACACCATCAAGTCTTCTCTCAGCTCGGTGCAGTACTGGCATGTATTTTTTGTCTTTGATGCTTTCAACATGGTCTTCCGACTCCaactgctgtggaaagttacttGTAACACACTGGCTGCTTTCTCCAGATGTCGCAATGAGATCTGAAGTTATATTTGTGTCATCATCACTCCAATATACAGCTGAGGCTTCTAAGGAGTTACATGAAAAACCTGACTGTGTGTCAAGACCAGCTGCTTTGCAATTGTCACTGCAAATACCTTCATGAAGCCCACCTGTTCCACTAGAACTACCGCTATTTAGTCTTTGGGTAAGCTGATGATGCTCACTTTCACTTTCAACAGAGCTATTCGATGTGTCAGAGAATATGAAGTCCAAATCTTTGATTTTGGTGCTCTGTTCAGAATCTACATCAGGAGACTTCAGGGGAGATTTATCAGAAGAATATTGATTATCTAACGCTAAATACATCCTAGACTGAAACTGTTCCTCTTCAGACAGGGAATCTGCACTTGGGCTTTCTGGAATTTTACTTACCACATCTTTTTCTAGTACATCAGTCCATGAATCTGCTGAACTGGCAGCAAGTTCAGTAAACCCAAATTGACTGTCAAGGGGGAGACTCTGGGACTCAGATATTAATTTAACTGACCGTTTTCCATTTACTAGAGGTTCAATACTTGAAAATAGAAGTAAACTACTTCCATCTCTCCTTGTAAGGTCATCATGGTCTACTTCACCTACAGATTTACAGTCAGTGTCTTCTTCTGCTTTACTTTCAATGGGTGGCACACACCTTTCAGGTTTTATGTTTTCATCTACCGGGTTCTCAGagtcatttgtttttttaaaaaattctctcaCCAGTTGGGCAATATTTTTACTACTTTCCTTCTCCATTTCATCAAGATGCTGAGCGGTTTGaagaatgggtttttttttaaagaactgctTAACACTACTGCTAACAAACCGATCATGACACTCCTTCAAATCAGTGGGAATGGAAAACAAGATTACATTAGGACTGGGCAGGTCAGATACAGACTGCTGCATGGAAAGAGACCCCAAAGGGCAGTTTCTCTTTTGGGAGCACTGCTCATCTTCAGAAACTGAAGTTCCAGAATTTTCTGTTCTACTAATGTGTCTTTTTAGTGTTCTGaaagaattatttttgtttgcttctttATTCTGAGAATCTTTATTCTCCTCTTTATGAGATTCCATTCTGTTCATAAAGTTAGACTCTGAAACAGTTAAACCTTCGTTACTGCCTTTAGAAAAGTCTGCACATCCTGTGGGCTGGCATATCTTTGCTTGGGATTTCAGGGGTTCAGAATCTTTGCTTTCTTGCTGCATATACACCAGttcatttgtttctgttttctgattaaattcatcTTTTTCTGCACAGAGGCTGGTCAGCATTTCATTTACTGGAGAGTCTTTAACAGTATTTAGGGCTCCAAGAGGTGCAGCTGGTGTCCCCACATCTAGTTCTTGAATGCAACCATCAAGCAACCTATTCTCAGGCTCTGGATTCTCTAGATTTTTTCCAGCTTGGATAGAATTAGAATCAGCACTTCCTACATGTTCATCTGAACAACCTGCATCTCCCTTATTCAAACCAACCTCTGCAATGCCTTTCACTGCTTCCATCTCTCTCTGGCTTCCTGGTACACAGGGAAATTCTATAGAATTATATGGACAACATAAGGGCCCAAACTCATGTTCTGCAGTTGCTTGGTcctctgttttttcttctctcagTGTTGGGCTTTTTACTAAGTGACAGAATTCACCAACTACCACGCCGGTGCTACAATTTTCAGGTCCAGCAATTCTAACTTCACTTAGATCATAGTCTGCATTGCAAAAAGAATAGCTTTTTTCCTCCAGACTCATATCTGTTGACTTTTCTGTACCTATCATTGATTTCATATCATCTGTTTCAATCACTCTGCCTAGCTGATCTTCATTTGGTTTGCAGTCCAAGTTAGCTTGCAGAATAATGCTGTCAGAAACACTGTCTGGATCACAGATGACAGTGTCCTTTTCCTTCAGGATTTTGCTTCTTTCATACTGCATTTCAGTTGCATTTTTCATTCTCATGctattttcttccttcttttcatTTTCAACTTCAGAGTCTGAGATATATAAATTAAGCTCCTCTGCACTGAATAACTCAGACCCCTCTGTAGGGTCAGTTTCAATTTCCTTTAGGAGGTTTTCAGCTATATTTTCTTTGGCAGATTCAGGCTTTCCAAATGCAACAGCCTGCATCCCGACTGCAAGATCATttctgtctacactgcatggTTGTGTGTCCATTTCAGAAGTTTGTAGTCTGATTCCACCTTCCTCTTGGCATATACTATTTTGAATACTCTTTTCCAAACCAGTTGGTGTCAAGATTTCAATAGTCATATTTTGTTCACACAGCTTCTTCAAATCACTGTCTATGACAAAGTCCTCTGGATACAGTGATTTTTTCACAGGATCCTCTTCAGATTTCAAGTCTATGTTACTTTCCAAATACTGGGACTCTCCGGCATGTGAATCTGTCTCCTGCGGGTCACGAAATGCACTAGACGGCTGTCGTAATTCCAAATGGGCAGAGCTAACAGAAGAGTTCTTACTATCTTCTAGGTAATTATTTAATGTTCCCAAATCAAGCTCACTAAAATGTGCATCAGTGTGCTTAAATTCCACTTTATCTTTTTCCAGTGTAACTGATTTTACACTCCATTTATGGTTTACTGCCTCAACTCTATTTTCATCATTCAACTTCATATCTTCTTCATTCCAGGTGTCCTGCTGGGGCAAGACGTAATCATTTATAGGTTCTGGATTGTTTCCCATGTCCCTTTTATTCACAGAGTAAGGGGACTGTCTTTGCGAACAGAAATAATCATTAAAGTCAGAGCTTCTTTCCATTACTAGAGAAGTCTGTTTGGATAAGCATAATGGAGAAAGATCATCTGCTGTTACACCCTCTAATTCTGAAGAGTAATACGCTGTATTCCCTTCCAGCCTGTTTGTGGGTCCTTCCGTAATGCTGCTGTGATTAAGATTTGTTTGTCCAACACACACATTTGCCATAATCTCCATCTCTTTATCTatacttttgttttttatatttttctgttGTTCAAATATGCTATCATTAATGGCTGTTCCTGAGTCATGTCTCTCTCCAGGTATTTTCATTATCACTTTGCTTTCGACACTATCTTCATCTGTCTTTATACAAAATGTATTCTCAATACTAGCTGACTGATCAAGCTGCTGCTCCCCTGATGCTGTATCATCCACTACCGAGCAAGCAGTTTTCAGTTCCTGGCAATTAGTATCGTGCATCTCATTGTTATCATTAAGAGTGGAAACCAAAGTATGGCTGACAAGGATTCCAACCGTTTTAATACACTTGGTGTTAGTGGTTGAAAGAGAATTGGAAGAAAACACAGAAATATATGACCCTTCCTCTTCTTTCCCTGGAGACCTCTTTCTTTCCAAAGTGCAGTCACTCTTCTGTAGCAGACACCGATCAGGAAATTCTTCACCTACATCAATCGGTGACTCAGGATTCATCACTTCCACCGATTTCTGTGTGTTTTCCAAAAATGTCACTTTATTTGGAGAAGAACATGAAGCTACAAATAGTGTTTTTCCTTCAAAAGTTTCTAACCATGGTTCTGAAGGCAGCTTTTCCTCTGCTTTGGAATCTAACTCCATCTGCTTAGAGACCTCTCTCCAGGAATTTTTACTTGCATTGTTATCCAGTATAGTTCTTTCATACGCCTCTGAAAATTGTTGAAGACTCAAATGTGTGTCCACAGACATGTTTACTTCTTCCTCACAGATACTAGTGTTTGACACACTATTTTTTATTCCATTTACTGCGGGTTTTGTAGCCAGTAAGTTTATTGCCCTCTCATTTATTAGCCTAGTTTGAGTTCCCGCTTCTGCATATGATATTTCAGCACAATCTGTAACTGAAGATATTCTCATCTCTGTATTCATGGAATCCATCTTTGATTCACTCTCATCTTTGTCTCCGTATCTGACATGACTATCCATTGTTAAAGAGATGCCATTTACATTCATATCGGTTTGCTCTTTATCCCCTTCAGAAGCACTCCCTTCCAAATGTATTTTATGGATACCCAAATCACTGACCTCCTGTGGCACACCTTTTGTAGATACCGATGTAATCATATATACATGGTCTGACTGAAAGCCTTCAGACTCTATACACACAGTAGCATGAGAAATATTTGCCTTATTGCATGCATTCTGTTTCACAGAAGTTTCAGGTTCATTTTGAGACAATGACTGGACGTTCATTTCCTGGCTCATTGTTTCACTAATGGACCTCTTGGCAGATGTAAAAGCTCCAGAATCTTCATACCTGCAAGGATACTCAGGAGAAGTCATTTCTATTACTGTGGCCTGCAAACCGCAAAATGTTCCGCTCACAGGTTTGACAACTGCCCCTGATTTACACGATTCCTCTTCCTTTGGAGCTGATTGGTGAGGGGAGTTCTCACTGGGCAAAGATCTAGAGGAAGATGGCATACAATTACAAGAAGAATCATTAGTTACATCTTCCAAGTATATATCTTTAGATAGGATATGGTGTTTAGAAGGAGAAGATACATGATAGTCTGAGATATTCTGTGCACACAAGGACAGGTTCTCTGGTGCTGTGGGCTCTGGATTGTTTTGCAGCATCTTTGTTACAAGCCCATCCACTGCCACATGAGAAGCCACTGATGATTCTTCCTCTTCTGAATGAGGCACATCCTGACACTGGACAATCTTTGTTCCACTGGCTCTAGAGACAACTTGTTCTGTGACACTGCTCTGGAATAAGGCAACCCCACTGACACTGTCATCCTCCTTTTCTTGGGATTTATCAGAACCAATATcacactcagaactggacatttCTTTTGCTGCATACACTGTCCGAACTTTACGAACATTAGAAGAGTTCTGATGTTCTAGGTTAATTATTCCAGTGTCTGAAAGCATGTAGTCCTGATCTAAAGCATTTTGCAACTTCTCCTCAAAAACATGATCTCTGTGCATTTCTCTCACTTCTCTGTTTGATATCGTCATGATTTTATCATTGCTAGATTCAGCTCCTTCTTGAATGTCCAAAGTAGTTTCAGGCTTTTGAGTTTCCATATCTAAGATATTATTTAAAGTTTCCAATTCTCTGTCAGCCAAGGAACAACTGTCACTTTCTACAATATCACTACTTTCTTTTATTGCTTCCTCATTTGGCATAAGgctgttttgctttataactgaaGTCAGCTTATCTTTGCAGATCTCATTTTTGATGCCAGAATGCCAAACACTATGTGGAAGTTCTAAGTCTGGCACAAATGATATGCTTACTTCCCGAGTTCTGTCTATGGTCATAGCAGTTTCAGAAGACAAACCCAACTCTTCTACACAGGTTTTACCATCTGCATTCACTAGTTTCTTTGGACTGACCACTTCTTTTGCAGGAGACCTACCATCTGGATCTTTACCCAAAGCAATGTCTTCTGGGACAATGTTTATTGTTATACAGTCACTGTTTTCTAAACAGTTTTCTACTGCACCAATAACCAACTCTGACAAGCTATTTACAGGAAGACTATCCTTCTTCTTTGAATGGGATTCACAAGTTTCAGCACCAGTAACAGATACAGCCACACATGGAGTTTCATGGACACACACATCAACAATACGCTGCTCCAATGAATACCTATTCTCTTCTTCTGTTGATCTTTCCTTTTCCATTAAATTCACCTTATAGCCAGTGACTGACGGCACTTGAACATTTTTCATAGCTTCATTTATCACTTCTGTGACTTGCATTTGAATATAAGGTTCTGAACTCCCAGAAGTCTCATGTTTAGCTGTTTCTTCAGTGCTGTTAATAACGCTGATCTCCATCATTACGTCATCATTGTCAGAGTTTGCACAACTTCCAAGCACTGACTTATCAGCTACGGGAGCTAGTGGCCTGGAGTCAAGGTTGCCTCCACTCTCTACTAGAAAAGAGTCTGAAAGATCTAGAGTGTTATCAGAAAGACTAGTTCTGACAATAGCTCTTCCACTTGGGTCACTGTCATGTGTCTCTACAGCATCTCTTGAGTGAGGAAAAGGTGGTGACGGTTCTCGATTATAACAAGTTACAGCAGGAAGTTGTGTTGCTATTTCACCACTGTCTTGTCCCTCATCCAGGAATGGTCTGTAAAACTTTGGGATGCTTTCTGAATTGCATGCTTGGGCTCCACTTGGTTTCACACAGGGAGAGTCAGAATTAGCCAGTTCTG
This window contains:
- the NUGGC gene encoding nuclear GTPase SLIP-GC isoform X6, producing MATICQTHGGGLNQCHLRSIGRKASVSGVAEVIHFYKAVTLIGRNKDVVDYFVSCPVSERRDYISRTHARVIRTNDTYRLVDSSLTGVYVNDVRINGTVSLQEGDTVTFGHPAGNGIRPGTRVRQPNSEFYFLFEHCYCRIDQLRSARGEVRNSLPQIQLPLLTSPEVPPVYNSGLVFENNVGLPIISQLARTSQVVQNSGAPPKSSTRCGDMQPPTVSVTLPLTSAGPVLSSVKSSLCTNSVNVTSNKLEMPATSTSTATPNTSLEDYTRPNSQIVRSASPEYVHRKGSTVTAEPSQQSVFETVQSSLFRENATRTAELANSDSPCVKPSGAQACNSESIPKFYRPFLDEGQDSGEIATQLPAVTCYNREPSPPFPHSRDAVETHDSDPSGRAIVRTSLSDNTLDLSDSFLVESGGNLDSRPLAPVADKSVLGSCANSDNDDVMMEISVINSTEETAKHETSGSSEPYIQMQVTEVINEAMKNVQVPSVTGYKVNLMEKERSTEEENRYSLEQRIVDVCVHETPCVAVSVTGAETCESHSKKKDSLPVNSLSELVIGAVENCLENSDCITINIVPEDIALGKDPDGRSPAKEVVSPKKLVNADGKTCVEELGLSSETAMTIDRTREVSISFVPDLELPHSVWHSGIKNEICKDKLTSVIKQNSLMPNEEAIKESSDIVESDSCSLADRELETLNNILDMETQKPETTLDIQEGAESSNDKIMTISNREVREMHRDHVFEEKLQNALDQDYMLSDTGIINLEHQNSSNVRKVRTVYAAKEMSSSECDIGSDKSQEKEDDSVSGVALFQSSVTEQVVSRASGTKIVQCQDVPHSEEEESSVASHVAVDGLVTKMLQNNPEPTAPENLSLCAQNISDYHVSSPSKHHILSKDIYLEDVTNDSSCNCMPSSSRSLPSENSPHQSAPKEEESCKSGAVVKPVSGTFCGLQATVIEMTSPEYPCRYEDSGAFTSAKRSISETMSQEMNVQSLSQNEPETSVKQNACNKANISHATVCIESEGFQSDHVYMITSVSTKGVPQEVSDLGIHKIHLEGSASEGDKEQTDMNVNGISLTMDSHVRYGDKDESESKMDSMNTEMRISSVTDCAEISYAEAGTQTRLINERAINLLATKPAVNGIKNSVSNTSICEEEVNMSVDTHLSLQQFSEAYERTILDNNASKNSWREVSKQMELDSKAEEKLPSEPWLETFEGKTLFVASCSSPNKVTFLENTQKSVEVMNPESPIDVGEEFPDRCLLQKSDCTLERKRSPGKEEEGSYISVFSSNSLSTTNTKCIKTVGILVSHTLVSTLNDNNEMHDTNCQELKTACSVVDDTASGEQQLDQSASIENTFCIKTDEDSVESKVIMKIPGERHDSGTAINDSIFEQQKNIKNKSIDKEMEIMANVCVGQTNLNHSSITEGPTNRLEGNTAYYSSELEGVTADDLSPLCLSKQTSLVMERSSDFNDYFCSQRQSPYSVNKRDMGNNPEPINDYVLPQQDTWNEEDMKLNDENRVEAVNHKWSVKSVTLEKDKVEFKHTDAHFSELDLGTLNNYLEDSKNSSVSSAHLELRQPSSAFRDPQETDSHAGESQYLESNIDLKSEEDPVKKSLYPEDFVIDSDLKKLCEQNMTIEILTPTGLEKSIQNSICQEEGGIRLQTSEMDTQPCSVDRNDLAVGMQAVAFGKPESAKENIAENLLKEIETDPTEGSELFSAEELNLYISDSEVENEKKEENSMRMKNATEMQYERSKILKEKDTVICDPDSVSDSIILQANLDCKPNEDQLGRVIETDDMKSMIGTEKSTDMSLEEKSYSFCNADYDLSEVRIAGPENCSTGVVVGEFCHLVKSPTLREEKTEDQATAEHEFGPLCCPYNSIEFPCVPGSQREMEAVKGIAEVGLNKGDAGCSDEHVGSADSNSIQAGKNLENPEPENRLLDGCIQELDVGTPAAPLGALNTVKDSPVNEMLTSLCAEKDEFNQKTETNELVYMQQESKDSEPLKSQAKICQPTGCADFSKGSNEGLTVSESNFMNRMESHKEENKDSQNKEANKNNSFRTLKRHISRTENSGTSVSEDEQCSQKRNCPLGSLSMQQSVSDLPSPNVILFSIPTDLKECHDRFVSSSVKQFFKKKPILQTAQHLDEMEKESSKNIAQLVREFFKKTNDSENPVDENIKPERCVPPIESKAEEDTDCKSVGEVDHDDLTRRDGSSLLLFSSIEPLVNGKRSVKLISESQSLPLDSQFGFTELAASSADSWTDVLEKDVVSKIPESPSADSLSEEEQFQSRMYLALDNQYSSDKSPLKSPDVDSEQSTKIKDLDFIFSDTSNSSVESESEHHQLTQRLNSGSSSGTGGLHEGICSDNCKAAGLDTQSGFSCNSLEASAVYWSDDDTNITSDLIATSGESSQCVTSNFPQQLESEDHVESIKDKKYMPVLHRAERRLDGVKTPNIEDLSVPAFCVNSITGAVPSSQKITLKVESDADQHEVPEFDAHNNIQNSEISCLQTKSACSPFKDLRPAATVDWNINSPIQEQITSHVRLGVNSQMQLKRKLSHEEHDDTGNRSSISPLSKMCHPVVAISSESADEEPAPNQKEIGTPDALGSCSTSQTSLTERVTQTPSKSEAKHSLSLQTLKNSYASIPPSAVKVGSASQKAVDSNVRRCIQSSYFNSQLELSSFKLPPPEASDSAEVINSRHERTDKEEDFAEDNQHGDQQNQKGQTNLYDYIDGRIASEPCIAVGLKEPSDLQTTNDFSSLSNVPKLEVMDLSRSALNNLACEPAPFPAFKEENLQCSLQVQTLSDTSDHCSPDFREYPTTLVPVISTLHKCGASETSVSSLPDHSFQPMSVAHLQIRDMVLSPCKFSQQALKHVCSSDEASCHSEDLGEDMEEFPSMSTESSSVIGLLSETKNLGNLSNAETSAPKASSSNTNIMESELQKAWALSEGDIEFQLSQCQTVLDEISQTLCAVEGIDEVHMEEWREQIEKLQKDTKMPKTYIAVVGNTGAGKSSLLNALLDEEAVLPTSAMRACTAVVVEISKTGGKSLYEADVEFLSKEEWDNELKALLEDMKDKSGNLKKRCPDRKTEAGAAYSRVKAVYGTIAELPKLIEMKEVTQHLGTVKHISAEKAADFRTKIEKFIDSRTDNLRDMKGGEFWPIVKCVKIRVPGADVLKTGAVLVDLPGIRDSNAARDNAAKEYLKNCNAVWVVANITRAVDDKTAKEMLSANLRRQLLMDGQYGSLAFVCTKTDSFNVTEIMSGSLFYSLTFK